The following nucleotide sequence is from Dialister pneumosintes.
TTTAAGTAATGTTGATTTTCCACTGCCGGATGCACCCAATATTACTAAAGTTTCTTCATTATTGATTTGTAAATTTACATCTCGCAAAATATGTCTATTGCCAAATGATTGATTAAGATTTTCTATTTCAATCATACTTGACTCCTACTCTTTTAAAATAAAAAAGATGACAATAAATAATTAGCAGCAAAAAGCATAACTATGGAATAAACTACAGATTGTGTAGTAGCTTTACCTACACCTTCCGCTCCTGCTGCACAAGTCATCCCCCTATCACATCCAACCAATGCAACAATCATTCCAAAAACAATAGATTTAATAAGTCCGATATAAATATCTTCTGTTCCGCAAAAAACCTGAATAGAATGAAAAAAAGTATATGCCGACACCCCATGTTGAAGTGCTGCAACAATCATAGCTCCAATAATACCAATAGCCACTCCCATAACATTAAGAAGCGGAAGCATCGTCATACAGGCAGCTACGCGAGGAACCACTAAATATGCTACAGGATTTACCGCTAAGCAGCGTAGTGCATCAATTTGTTCCGTAACACGCATAGTCCCTAATTCTGCTGTAATCGCTGCACCACATCTACCGGCTAGAACAACCCCACATAAGACAGGCCCCAACTCTCTCCCGATAGCAATAGTTACAATACCTCCGATAGAAAATGCTGCCCCATATTGTGTTAAAACACCTGCCATCTGAACAGAAATAACCATTCCGGTAAACAATAATGTTAATGCCACTATATAAAAAGATTTTACACCTAATGATAAGCTTTGTTTAGCAGTTTCATGTAAGTTAATTTTAGAAAATTGTTTCACAGTAGATACTAATAAAAGTACAATAGCTCCTAATTGTTGGAAAATATTAAGAGTTTCTTTTCCTAACCAATTCAACATTGTTATCATCCTACTGCTCAACTCCTTAAAATACTTATCGTATAAGTATAACAAATTCTCCTTAAAATAAATAGTTATCTATTAGTTTGTAAAATATTAATTAATCAGATGACTCTTCTTCATTAATTAAATCACTACTTTGCTGTTCTCGATACATTTCAGCAATAAGTTCTTTTTGTTTTTTGACCATTTGCTTCAAAGCTTCTTCTCTTTTATCAGGAGGAAGTACAGTAAACGAAAATTGTCCATCCCCATAAATTACGTAATCAGTATTTACGTAACTTTTAGATGAATTTTTATCCTCATTTTGTTGCGTTTTCTTCTCTCTTTCATGCAAATATTCCGGTTTAGTTATTATCTTTTTTCCCTGAATTTCAGTAGAAGAACCGGATGTTTCATCTTTAGCAATCATACTTACATTCGGATCCAATATTTCAACAACTATTTGATTATTTTGATTTTCATTCAACAATACTTTTTGTAAATGATCAAAATCTTTGTAAACTCGAAGTCTATCTAAAATTTCATCAGACAAATTATATTTTTGTTGTTCAATTAAATAAGGTAAAGGAGTCACTCCTCCTCCACGAATTTCTAAAATCATTTTTCCATAAGGTTGATCATCAGGAACCCTAAAAGTCAGTTCTTTATAAAAAATATCTCCCCGATACGCTTGTAATCTCGCTTTGATATAAATCGTATCACCAGGACTTACTATCATAGGTGTAGCGGTCGCATCTAAAATTTGTGCCGTTTTACGTTCTTTAGTTACACTCATATCTACCTGAATTTGTCGTATATCATATTTTTCAAATCTATTTTCACTTAAAATATCCAATACATTATATATTTCATCTACACTTCTAGAAGAGATATCTTTAGTTGACCAATACATATTACTCTTTTTAAAAGTTTTTTTCTTTATATCTTTAGGATATAGGGAATATGTTAACGAAACAGTCCCTTCTCCTTCTCTATCTATAGTATTGCTTATTGCATTATAAACGGAAGTTGCGGTTAATGTAGGAAGTAGTTTTTCATTATTAATCATTCGAACGTTTAAATCTTTACGAGAATGCAAGTCTTCATCAAAAACAGTAGTATGAAGTGGAATAAAAGAAGGTATACGACCACTAATCCCGCCAATACCTGCACCACGATCTTGATTAATAGTTCCTATCTCCGCACCTATAGACCCTAATTTAAAGGGACTATAAGTGCTTGGAATCACTGTAAAAATATAAGAATTATGCATAAAATAATCAGTATTTCCTTTAGACATGAAAGGATGTCCAAATGCAAGAATATGATCATCATCTACATAAGTCACGGTTCCAATAGCGCCTAATTTTAAATCACCTGTAACCATGGTTGCAGCTACAGAACTACCTGGGACTAACGGCATAGCGGTAGTATCTTCTGAAGAGGATGCTGCTGCATAAGGAACCATTTGAAAATTTTTCATTTTCTTTGTTAAATATTCTAATCCCGAAGAGGAGTATCCGGTAGCCATAAGAGGTGTATTTAACGGTATTAAATCTTTAGACGGTTTCAAAGTATCCACTTGTACTTTATTGTCATCGATTGCCCAAATTTTCAACATGTCTTCAATAGGGGTAACCATACCAATGCGCCCACCTGATTGTGAAAACCCGTAAGCCACTGCCCCCAATAATTTGTTATTAATATAAACAGGACTTCCACTCATTCCATGTGCAATGCCATTAGAGCTATCTATAACCGGACCTGAAACTTTAACTAAAACCAGATCCCCTCCATTAGCTCCCCGATTTTTCATAACACCAAGTACATCTACATCGAAAGTATCAATAGTGGTTCCATGAATAACCGTCTTTCCAATCCCATGCATTCCTTCTTTAACTTCTGAAACTGACATAAATTCAGCAAAAGCCGTTGATAAAACACCCAAACTAAGTGCACAACAAATCATAGCTGTTAATTTACATTTCTTATCCCATTTCATTACAAATATTTCTCCTTTATGGTCATTCAGAAATAACAGCGACTTGATCATTTTGATCAATAATTTGCCCATTTCCAACAGTAACTTCTATAACCACACCATCAACAGTTGCGCGAGCAGCCGGTACAGGCCCAACTAAAGAGTCTACTAATACAAGAACATCTCCTTCTTTTACACGAGTACCTTCCGCAATAACACTTACAGTCTTACCACTTAACACAGACATTTGCGGAACAAAAGCAAAAGATTCTCCCCAAGTAAACATGCTCATAACAAGCCCTAGTAATATAGTAAATTTATATTTATTTTTCATAATAATCCCTCACTTCCCATAATTAGTTTATAAAATCATTTATATATTATTGTACCATTTTTATCCAAATAACTTTAATATTTCTGCTATAAAAAAGAGTGCTTATAAGCACTCTTTTTTATCTTAGATCCTGTAAGGCATCACGGAGGATATTCATATGTTCTAATACAGTTCCTGCACCAATAGCATTTACATACAAAGGATGCTCTACTACATATGATGGTATACCGGTCAAATTAGTAATCATCCTATCCAGCCCCTTAAGCTGTCCTGCCCCTCCACTAATCATAATTCCATGTTCTCGAATATCACCTAAAAGTGCAGGAGGCGTCTTTTGTAAAACATTCCTTACTTTGTGGAAAATATTTTCTAAAAGTGGATATAAGGATTCTGCTACATCCTGTCCGGTAACAGTAATTTTTACAGGAAGCCCTGTAACCAAAGAAGACCCGCAAACTTCTAAAAATTGTTGTTCTTCCTTTATATACCACATAGTCCCTAATGAAATTTTCATTATTTCAGCAGTTTTTCTACCTATCTCTACTTTATATTTATCTCTTACATAAGAAATAATAGCTTGATCCATAGCCAATCCTGCTTGACGCGAGAAATCACTGACTACAACACCATGTGTAGACACCACGGCCACAGATGCGGTTCCTCCACCAACATCAACTACCATAGCACCTTCCATATTTTCAATATTAATTCCGGTTCCTATTAAAGAAGCAATAGGTTGTTCTATAAGAACCGTTTTTCTTGCCCCCATAGTAAATGCCGCTTCTAAAAGAGCTCTACGCTGTACACCTGTAATCCCTACAGGAACACAAATAATCAAACGCGGGTGAAAAAATACTCTTTTTAAATAAGATTGATTAATAATAGAATTCAATAAATAAGCTGTAGACTTATAATCTATAATCGCGCTTTCTTTAATAGGGCGAATAGTATAAATACCCTGAGGAGTTCTTCCTTCCATTTCTTCCGCTTGTGTCCCATATGCAACAAAATCCGATGAATTATGACGCATAGCAACCACCGAAGATTCAGGTAATACAAGTCCTTTGTTTTTAATATAAATAACTACATTTGAACTGCCTAAATCGACTCCAATATCTTCCGCCCCAAGACTGCCAATCCAATCCATTAACGAGCCGGAAGAAGGAATAAATCCTATTTTTCCCTGTGTTCTTGCATTAGTCTTTATCGACACGAACTATGTCAGCTCCCAATCCTCTTAACTTCTCCACCAAATGATCATATCCACGATCAATATGATGTAAATCCCCTATTTCCGTCACACCATGTGCTGCAAGTCCTGCTAACACTAAAGCAGCTCCGGCTCTTAAATCTGTCGCTCTTACAAAAGCGCCTTGTAAAAAAGGAACTCCATGTACAATAGCTTTTCTTCCTTCTACTCGTATGTCCGCTCCCATACGACATAATTCACCAACATGCATAAAACGATTTTCAAAAACGGTTTCTGTTATAGTACTTACCCCGTCACCTACTGTCATCATGGCCATAAACTGTGCTTGTAAATCAGTAGGAAATCCCGGATAAGGCAAAGTTTTTATATCTGCAGATTTAATACGACCTTGGCTAATAATATGTACACTATCTATTTCTTTTTCAACAACAACCCCCGCCTCACTAAGTTTAGCAAGAAGTGGTTTCAAATGTTCTGTAAGTACATTTTCAATAACCACATCGCCACCAACCATAGCAGCTGCAATAATAAAAGTACCGGCTTCAATACGGTCCGGAATAACCGTATGAGATGCTCCATACAAATGTTTAACTCCCTCTATACGGATAACATTAGTTCCTGCCCCTTTAATATTAGCTCCCATACTGGATAGGAATGTAACTAAATCAACGATTTCAGGCTCTTCAGCTGCATTTTCAATAATAGTTTTACCTTCAGCTAATACGGCTGCCATCAAAATATTTTCTGTTGCACCTACGCTAGGAAAATCAAGATAAATAGTTGCTCCTTTTAATCCGTTAGGAGCCAAAGCTTCAACAAAACCGTTCCCAATAGTAATTTCCGCCCCCATGGCTTCAAAAGCTTTAAGATGTAAATCAATAGGGCGACTTCCAATCATACATCCTCCGGGAAGTGCAATTTTGGCATGTCTTTTTTTTGCTAATAAAGGTCCCATCACTAAAAAAGAGGCTCTCATACGACTCATCAAGTCATAAGATGCTTCGGTTTTTGTAATCATAGATGTATCAAAAATCATTTCATTGCCCTTGTGTATAACACTCCCCCCCAAGTACTCAATAACGCTACTAATAGTTCTTACATCTTCCAAATTAGGAGCATCAATAATTGTAGCGGGACTATCGGGAAGTAATGTTGCAACAATTATTGGTAATACTGCATTTTTCGCACTGGATACACATACGCGTCCATGTAAAGGACGACCGCCTTTAATAACTAATTTTTCCAAAAGGAACCACTCCTGTATTTAAATACTTATTTGCTTTATATACTGATAAACTGACATTATATTAATCAAAAGTAACTTTAACTCTATAAACATATATAAAAATTCATATGTATCATAGCAAAGTTCTACAGTCATTTCAAGAATTATCATTATTACACATTATATCATTAATATACTGTCAATATGACTTAGTTTTTAATCTATAGTTCTCATCAATACATACCACAAAAATGTTCTCCCCCACACAAACATGAACAATACCTTGTGGTAAGGATAATTCTTCCCTACAAATAATACTCTTCTTAACTAATTGTTCATATTGTATCCAAGATTTACGATGTTGTCCCATTATTTTAGAACGATCACGAGGAGAACAAATAATTTCAGCATGTTCTGCATGGATTATGAACGGTTTAATCTGATGCATAGCAATATATTGATCAACCATTTCCCCCATAGCCGGATGATAAGGTCCTCCAAGAATAGCATCTCCCATATTTAATTCTTCAGTAGCTTGCAATCCTATGCGAATAACTTTGATATGGTGACGATTATACCATCGTTTTAAGAATGCCGCTTTTACAACCGCCTCATGAATAGAAACAGGACGATAAGCCTTCTGTGCAATCATTTGTCCTAAAACAGTTCCCTTTAATGCTAATACCGGATAAATCCTAATAAAATCCGGTTTTAAAGCTACACCTTTTCTCGCGGTACTTCTTAAAGAGGCATAGTCTTCCCCCGGAAGCCCAATCATAAACTGTAACCCAACTATAAAATGATGTTTTTTCAATAAACTCACTGCATGAACAACATCTTCTGCCGTATGACCTCGTTCTGCAGTAAGTAAAATATTATTATCTAAACTTTGTACGCCTAATTCTACAGTAGTTACCCCATAAGTAGATAACAATTGCAAGATGTCTTCATTAATACAATCAGGTCTAGTTGATAATCTGATAGCATGTATTTTCCCTTGTTTCAAGGCCTTAAAAGCAGGCATTAATAACGATTCAATAACCGGAACAGGAAGTGCAGTAAAAGAACCTCCATAAAAAGCAGCTTCCCAAAATCTATCAGAAGAGCCGGATTCTATATAGGAATCAATGGTTTTCTTTATTTCATCAGCTTCTACCGAAGTACTTCTTCCCGTAATCCGAACCTGATTACAAAAAATACATTGATGAGGGCATCCTAAATGTGGAATAAAAAGAGGAATAATAGAATGTTTCATTATATATATAACAAGAAAAAGCGAGATGCATCCCGCTTTTTCTCTCCTTTAATCATGACTATTTTCTTTATCTTCATTAATGTTAACTTCATTGGCTGCAATAACAGATAGAATATCATGACGAGTCACTACACCAACTAAACGATTTTTATCGTCAACAACCGGTACCGTTTTTAAATGCTCATCAATCATTAACGTAGTAATAGTTTCCATTTCAGTTTCAGGTGTTACACATCGAACATCTTTGGTCATAATTTCACTAGCTGTTGTTGCCAATAATTTTCTAAATGATTTTTCATAATGACCATAGCCGCAATAATATACACTGGCACCTAGCACATCCAAGTATTGTGGTACATAGGGTCTTACTTTTTTATATAATAAGTCTCCTTCAGATACAATCCCTAACAATAAATTATCATCCCCTGTAACAGGAATAGCATCCATATGATGGGATACAAATAAATGAATTAGTTCATGTATTGTACACTCAGCCGGAACAGAAAACACATACTTGGTCATAAAATCTTTTGCTCTATACGTTTTATTTTCCATAACATACCTGCACTTTCTGTAACAAAACTTCGTATACTATATATTATATCGTATTTTAAAGATAAAGAACAATATATAAGAAGGAACTCAGTTCTATAAATGATATGGCTCATTTTTCATAATTTTCATAGCTCTATAAATTTGTTCTACAGTAATAAGCCGAGCCATTTGATGTGTTAATGTAATCTTCCCTAAACAAAAACAGCAATCTGCCCTTTTTCGTAATAAATCACTATTACCATAGGGACCACCAATAATGAAACAAAAGTGGCTATATCCGGTAATCATACGTTGCGCCATCCATTTAGAAAATTCCTCTGAACTTAACGATTTACCTTTCATATCCAATAAAACAACACAAGCACTATCAGGTATACATTTCAACAATTTAATTGCTTCTTTATCTAATATTTGCATAAGTTCCGCAGATGACGGTCGACTCCCTATTCGTTCTTCCGACAATTCTATAAATTCAATTTTACCGGTAGTTGCTAATCTCTTAGTGTATTCCGCAATACCTAATTTCATCCAAGACTCTTTTATTTTTCCAATTCCAATAATAGAAAATTTCATGTTGATTCGTATAATACTCCATAATTAATAATAACTATTATTTCTATATCTTACTATACATAAAAATAGAGAAGCGAATATCGCTCCTCTATTTTGCATAATCAGTTGCTCTTGTTTCTCGAATAACCACTACCTTAACTTGCCCCGGATATTGCAATTCATTTTCAATCTGTTGCGCCACATTATGTGAAAGTATAACAGCTTCATCCTCTGTAACCTTTTCCGGTTTTACCAGAACACGAAGTTCTCTACCCGCTTGAATAGCATAACAATTTTCAACACCTGAATAAGATTTAGCAATATCTTCCAATTTTGTTAATCGTTTAATATAGTTTTCAAGAGTTTCTCTGCGAGCCCCAGGTCTTGCAGCAGAAACAGCATCTGCTGCCGCCACTAAAACAGATTCTACATACTGAGCCTCTACATCACCGTGATGAGATGCAATAGCATCAACAACTCCGGCAGGTTCATGATAGCGCTTAGCTATTTCAACACCTAATTCTACATGTGTACCTTCACGTTCCCTATCAACCGCTTTTCCTATATCATGAAGAAGACCTGCACGTTTTGCTATATCAATATTAGCGCCAACTTCCGCTGCCAATACTCCGGCAAAATAAGCTACATCAATGGAGTGTTGAAGTACATTTTGTCCATAACTGGTACGATAACGTAACTTCCCTAAAGTCTTTATTAACTCAGGATGAATACCGCGAATACCGCATTCCAATACAGCGGCTTCCCCTGCTTCCATGATAGCTTTTTCTACTTCTTTCTTAGCTTTTTCCACGACTTCTTCGATACGTGCCGGATGAATTCGACCATCTTTAACTAAAGCTTCCAATGCTACACGAGCAATTTCACGTCGTACAGGATTAAAACAAGATAGGATAACCGCTTCCGGCGTATCATCAATAATTAAATCCACACCTGTTAAAGTTTCTATTGCTCTAATATTACGACCTTCGCGACCTATAATACGCCCTTTCATTTCCTCATTAGGTAAGGAAACTACAGAAACCGTTGTCTCAGAAACTGTATCTGCTGCATTTCGTTGAATAGCTGCAGCAAGAATCTTTCTTGCCACTTGATCGGAGTTCATCTTAATATCGTTTTCAGCTTCTCTAATTCTTACTGCTTTTTCGTGAGTTAAATCTGCATCTACTTTATCAAGAATTAATGTTCTCGCTTCACTTTGTGTCATTTGTGAAATTTCTTCTAGCTTCGCTCTTTGTTCTGCATATACTTTCTCTACTTCTTCTTGCTGTGTTTGTAACAGATGTGTTTTTTTATTTACGTCATCTTCACGTTCTTCTACTAGAATACTTCTACGTTCTAAATGCTCCTCTTTCTGAATCAACCGCTGTTCATACTTCTGTAATTCATCACGTCGTTCACGATTTTGTTTTTCCACATCTTCACGAAGTTTATGAATTTCTTCGCGAGTTTGCATCATCGCCTCTTTCTTTAGATTCTGAGCTTCCCGAGATGTATTATCCAATAATCGCTGCGCATCGATAGCAATCTGTCTTGCTTTTTCTTCTGCCGATTCTATTTTAGCCTCTGCTAAGCGTTTTCTTAGTATATATCCTATACCGCAACCGATAAGACCGGCTACGAGAAAAGTAATACACATAAAAAGCATTATTTTTCCTAATTCCAAAGACGTCACCTCTCTTTCTTTTCTCGATTTTTCTATAAAAATTTCATATAAATAAATAAGCGTGCCCATCCCACCTTGAATAGGGCACTAGGTTAATTTTAGAATTTTGTCATTTTATTGTCAAGATAATACCGATATATCTCTTTATTTAAACCTTTAATTACTTCTTCCTCCCCCTAAAAAGGACCAGATAAACAATGCTGCAAAAGCAATCCATGATATAGTAGAAGACATAATTCCTAATTCCGTCAAAATATTAATAACTGTTAACCCTAACATAAATAAAGAATTAGCTCTGACATCAATAAAAGGATCTCTTCTAAACAAAAAATATGAAATCGCTAGAATAAACAAATTAATTCCAATGACCCCTTCTATAAAAAAATATCCTGGAATTATATTTAAAATAAAATTACCACCTATCATTGTCAATAAAATCAATAACCATGTTGTACTCATTACATATCTCCTCTATACACTTCTCCATCACAAGACGGTACCCAAATCGGTACATCCGGAAATCTCCATATAAAAGAATAGGAAGGATGCCATTTTTCCCCGGATGCATGCATGGGAATCAATAATTTCTTAACTTTCACAACTTCCATAAATTGACGTACGCCCCATTCTCGTGCGACTTCTTGTCTTGCATCTACAGGAAAAAATAATAAATCAACTTGTTTTCCTATAAACTTTTTAAGTTCTCTAAAATATAAAGTGCGAGCAGATAAATTATCTCTATCGCCGGCCCCCGACCAATGCCACCAATTTAAATCACCTGCATGAAATAAGGTGATATCTTTATGTTCAATCCAAAAAGAGCCACCTATATCCGTCGAACCGAACATATTCACTTCCAATGTAGACGTTACAACTTTTTCTCCTACACTCATAAAACAAACTTTTCCTAGATTCTCTTCCGGGAGTATACAATCTTTATGTATAAAGTATTGTTCTACTTTATCCGAAAACCTAGAAATTTCCGGATTAAAATGATCAAAATGCATATGCGAAACAAAAAAATAAACTTTCTTAGTTGTTTCTGCAAGCAGTGAATCTACACGTTGTTCAGGATCTTGATAGTAATCAAAAATCAAAATACAGTCTTCTAATTCCACATAAAACCCACTATGATTTAAAAAACCTATGGTATATAATTTTTTCATTTTTTCTCCCTAAATGAAAATTTTTAGTTTTAATAAATAAAATATTTCCTTGCTTAAAATCCGAAAATTGCTAAAATGAATAGCAATATATATTATTATATCAAAACTATATGTTATTTCTTAGTACAAAAGGAAAACTTTTATGAATATTCTACATAATGTTCGTTTTAATAAATTTTATGTACAAAACCATATGGATTGCTGTCTTACATATGAACTAAAAGGACAAGTTTGTATCGTAAAACATACTTTTGTACAGGAGGAACTTAGAGGTCAAAAAATTGCATATGAACTCACATCTAAAATTTACCATTGGGCAAAACAAAATCATTTTATCATACAATCAGAATGTAGCTATATGACTACATGGTTAAAACGTTATTCTCATATTTCAAAATAAAAAAGCATTATGAAAAATAATGCTTTTTTATTTTGATTAAACCATATTATTCATGACAATACCTTACTTAGCATTACTTGCAATAACCATTCCTATTACTCGCTTTGCCCCCACACGTTTTAGTTCCTTTGCCGCCATTTTCAAGGTAGCTCCCGTTGTATAAATATCATCTAAAAGCAATATCTCTTTCCCTTTTATATTAATATATTTATTAACATGAAAAGAATGTTTTAGATTTTTTATACGTCCTATTCTGGAAAGCATGGATTGTGGGTATGTATTTCTCAATTTAACCAATCCGTCCGGATAATAAATTCGTCCTTGTAGCTCCATCCATTTCTGAAATAATATATCCGTTTGATTATAACCTCGTTCTTCTTTTCTCTTTTTTGACAAAGGAATAGGTATGGCAATAGAAAAAGATTCTAAACTATTCCACCAAGGAAATTTTTTAAGTAACCCCCAAAAAGAACGGAAATCTCTTTCTCTATGTCCGAATTTCAACTGTATAAGATACTTTCTCATGTATCCGGTATAGTTAGTAAGTGTATAACATCCATCTAAATCTGTTGTTTTGGACGAAATAAGCATTCTAGGATACCAAAAAGAACGAACACAATGCTCACACCAAGTTGACATTTCACTCGAAGATAATTTACCACAGCCAAGACACCTTGACGGATAAACAAGTTCCATAAGTAGTTTTAAAAAACTTAGCATTGTACCTCTCCTTTTAATAAAGGTAAAAACAAACTGCATCGTCCTACGGATTTATAATTTTTTATTGCTTGATAAAGGGTATTCTTTGTACTGATAAGTATAGTTTTAGCTTTAGCACGGGTAATCCCTGTATATAATAAATTTCTTTGAAGCATCCTGGCTTGCGAAGGAAGTAGTATCATAATCACAATTTCATATTCACTACCTTGACTCTTATGTACAGTTACTGCATACGCCAATTGTAAATCTTTCTTTTCTTCACCTTCGTAAACGACTTCTTTATCGTCAAAAGAAATAAATATTTTATTATCATTTACCGCCCATACTATACCAATATCCCCATTATAAACCCCTTTTTCATAATTATTACGACGCTGCATTACTTTATCGCCAACGCAAAATCCAAACTCATTTATCTCTTTTTCACTATGCATAAGAGCCTGTATGCGACGATTAATATGATCAACCCCACAAATACCTTTATACATAGGCGATAGGATTTGCATCTGCAATTTATTTTTTTCAATATATTGATACTCATCACAAAATTTCATAAGTGCATTAAAAGCTTCTTCTTCTGATGAAACTTCTTTTAAGATAAATGTTTCATTATCAGAAATAGGTTCTTTCCCTTCACGAACTCTATCTGCATTAACGATAATACTACTACCTTCTTCTTGCCTAAAAATATGATGAAGTGTTACTACGGGAACAATCCCTGATGCAATTAAATCTTTAAGAGGCGCACCTGCTCCTACCGGTGGTAACTGATGAATATCACCAACCAATACTAATGTAGCATTTTCTTTTAGTGCACATACCAAATGATAAAACAAAGGTAAATCTATCATAGATGCTTCATCTACGATAATAATATCTTCTGTCAAAGGTTCCCATTCATTCTTTCCAAAGTATGGATTCTTTTCTCTTGCTTCCGACTCTAACGCTTTATGAATAGTATCTGCATTACATGCACTCATTAAAGCTAACCGCTTGGCAGCTCTTCCGGTAGGTGCCATAAGGTGTACAGTCTTATTATGCTGTTCAGCTGCCATAATTAAAGCTTTAATAAGAGTGGTCTTTCCCGTACCCGGACCTCCTGTAATTACAACAACACCTGCATTCATAGCTGATTCAATAGCATTTTTTTGTTCATCTGCCAATAATATATGATTCTTTTCTTCAAATTTTGAAATAGAAAGCTCCACCGAGCAAAATTCTCTACTTTGCAACAAAGCTTTAATTCTATCAGAAGCCTCTACTTCTGCTTCATATAAAGATGGTAAATATAAAAATAAAGTATCTTCAAATCTGCAGCAAGGAATTTCTCCTAGTTCTATACTTTCATAACAAACAGAACACACCGTTTCTTCATCAATCCTTAATAAAGTAGCTGTTTGGTTACAAACAATCGACAGAGGTCCGCAACAATGTCCCATAGTAACAAAATGTGAAAGTGTATACATAATACCTTGTACTATTCTTTGTTCAGAATCTTGTTTCACCCCTTGATATAAAGCAATTTTATCAGCTTCTTTAAAACCGACTCCTCGAATATCCTGTATCATGCGATAAGGATTTTCTTTGATAATCTGCTCTGCATTATCCCCATATACTTTTTGTATTTCAACCGCTATGTGTGTGGATATATCTACCCTTTGTAATAATAATGCTATATTATTAATATTTTTTATTTGCCGATACGATTCCTTTATTTTACATAATGTTTTTTCTCCAATTCCTGAAACATGTAACAAAGACTCTATATCATTATCCATAACAGACAAGGTTTCTTTTCCAAAGCAATTTACTA
It contains:
- a CDS encoding ATP-dependent RecD-like DNA helicase gives rise to the protein MEELCGVIDKIVYTSPDRVFSVFKLSEKESGRHITVTGSLGVPTQGESVILRGCWVQHPRFGMQFKALFIEVAKPETSAEIQRYLSSGIIDGIGESLAEKIVNCFGKETLSVMDNDIESLLHVSGIGEKTLCKIKESYRQIKNINNIALLLQRVDISTHIAVEIQKVYGDNAEQIIKENPYRMIQDIRGVGFKEADKIALYQGVKQDSEQRIVQGIMYTLSHFVTMGHCCGPLSIVCNQTATLLRIDEETVCSVCYESIELGEIPCCRFEDTLFLYLPSLYEAEVEASDRIKALLQSREFCSVELSISKFEEKNHILLADEQKNAIESAMNAGVVVITGGPGTGKTTLIKALIMAAEQHNKTVHLMAPTGRAAKRLALMSACNADTIHKALESEAREKNPYFGKNEWEPLTEDIIIVDEASMIDLPLFYHLVCALKENATLVLVGDIHQLPPVGAGAPLKDLIASGIVPVVTLHHIFRQEEGSSIIVNADRVREGKEPISDNETFILKEVSSEEEAFNALMKFCDEYQYIEKNKLQMQILSPMYKGICGVDHINRRIQALMHSEKEINEFGFCVGDKVMQRRNNYEKGVYNGDIGIVWAVNDNKIFISFDDKEVVYEGEEKKDLQLAYAVTVHKSQGSEYEIVIMILLPSQARMLQRNLLYTGITRAKAKTILISTKNTLYQAIKNYKSVGRCSLFLPLLKGEVQC